Proteins encoded together in one Anguilla anguilla isolate fAngAng1 chromosome 9, fAngAng1.pri, whole genome shotgun sequence window:
- the LOC118236371 gene encoding glucose-dependent insulinotropic receptor has protein sequence MAADNGTCWAAGAVDIHAPTQAAPVHTSVLQTDEPYSGEEHAGVEGLGWVLSVGSMLIISTNLLVGMALLLLVRKKGGQSWCFVLNLALADMLVGVAITGIASGVIHASTSRTSRTRCLIRMAFITSTSTASILTMFFISLDRYVAIRLPLRYAQLAGARVTAAALAVLWLLALAVGFLPGMVQQMQQSHYGGFCTFFSVIRPKSIILVFCTCFFPVLSVFIYFYLDILKIACGHQRQIRQTGRSSLAGSPVPHPNRHGGHVKALRTVALLVGCFTLSWSPFFIASTVQVLCQSCKLYRIIENDLWLLGLSNSLLNPLVYACWQKEVRHELCALFTCIKSKLSNAALHATYRGRHSGRTITAETPVHTETCPASGPQLRPGLPHTDTPVVSSASL, from the coding sequence CAATGGGACGTGCTGGGCCGCAGGCGCAGTGGACATCCACGCTCCCACACAAGCCGCACCTGTGCACACAAGTGTGCTGCAGACAGATGAGCCGTACTCAGGTGAGGAGCATGCAGGTGTGGAGGGCCTGGGCTGGGTTCTGAGCGTTGGCTCCATGCTAATCATCAGCACTAACTTGCTCGTGGGCATGGCTCTGCTACTGCTCGTCAGGAAGAAGGGCGGGCAGAGCTGGTGCTTCGTGCTCAACCTGGCGCTGGCCGACATGCTGGTGGGCGTGGCTATCACTGGCATCGCCTCAGGGGTGATCCACGCCAGCACCTCCCGGACCAGCAGGACCAGGTGCTTGATCCGCATGGCCTTcatcacctccacctccacagcCTCCATCCTCACCATGTTCTTTATCTCGCTGGACCGCTACGTCGCCATCAGGCTGCCGCTGCGCTATGCGCAGCTGGCGGGCGCGCGGGTGACGGCGGCGGCACTGGCGGTGCTGTGGCTGCTGGCCCTGGCCGTGGGTTTCCTGCCGGGGATGGTGCAGCAGATGCAGCAGAGCCACTACGGCGGCTTCTGCACCTTCTTCTCCGTCATCCGGCCCAAGAGCATCATCCTGGTCTTCTGCACCTGCTTCTTCCCCGTCCTCTCTGTCTTCATCTACTTCTACCTGGACATCCTCAAGATCGCCTGTGGCCACCAGCGGCAGATCCGCCAAACCGGCCGGTCCAGCCTGGCCGGCTCCCCCGTTCCTCATCCGAACCGGCACGGCGGTCACGTGAAGGCCCTGCGGACAGTGGCCCTGCTGGTGGGCTGCTTCACCCTCTCCTGGAGCCCCTTCTTCATCGCCAGCACGGTGCAGGTGTTGTGCCAGTCCTGCAAGCTCTACCGCATCATCGAGAACGACCTGTGGCTGCTGGGACTGTCCAACTCGCTGCTCAACCCGCTGGTGTACGCTTGTTGGCAGAAGGAAGTCCGCCATGAGCTCTGCGCCCTCTTCACCTGCATAAAAAGCAAGCTTTCAAATGCAGCCCTGCATGCCACCTACAGGGGGCGCCACTCTGGTCGCACCATTACCGCTGAGACTCCGGTGCACACCGAAACTTGTCCTGCTTCAGGGCCCCAGCTGAGACCTGGActgcctcacacagacactccaGTGGTGTCCTCTGCGTCCTTATAA
- the rbmx2 gene encoding RNA-binding motif protein, X-linked 2, with product MNPLTKVKLINELNDREAQLGVKESVSWHSEYKDSAWIFIGGFPYELTEGDIICVFSQYGEIANINLVRDKKTGKSKGFCFICYEDQRSTILAVDNFNGIKIKGRTIRVDHVKNYRPPKDFEDIDDVTKQLREDGCAPQRPPSSSSESEEEEYAVVVKKQKKDKKEKKKKKKEKKEKKKALKEEKREGRAEPPFQPAVRVKREREDSGYEKYAHQGALPDRRAHEDHNPRDRAQGDRHGDRERDGRSREGARGGEGNGQDGERPGREEREQKTERLHRERERDTEREREMERDRDRERDKNRERERNRQRDRGRDKSASYRERSRDREYRRN from the exons ATGAA CCCCCTCACCAAGGTGAAGCTCATCAATGAGCTGAATGACAGAGAAGCTCAGCTGGGTGTGAAGGAATCTGTGTCCTGGCACTCAGAGTACAAGGACAGCGCCTGGATCTTTATAG GCGGGTTTCCATACGAGCTGACAGAAGGAGACATCATCTGCGTTTTTTCACA GTACGGGGAGATCGCCAACATCAACCTGGTGCGCGACAAGAAGACGGGAAAATCCAAGGGATTCTGCTTCATCTGCTACGAGGATCAGAGAAGCACCATCCTGGCTGTGGACAACTTCAATGGCATCAAG ATCAAGGGGCGCACGATCAGAGTGGACCATGTAAAAAATTACCGCCCCCCAAAAGACTTTGAGGACATCGACGACGTGACGAAGCAACTGCGGGAGGATGGATGTGCTCCCCAAAGGCCCCCTTCTTCGTCCTCtgagtctgaggaagaggagtacgctgtggtggtgaagaagcagaaaaaag acaagaaagagaagaagaaaaagaagaaagagaagaaggagaagaagaaggcgttgaaggaggagaagagggaagGCCGGGCGGAGCCTCCCTTTCAGCCAGCTGTCAGGGTGAAGCGCGAGAGGGAGGACAGCGGCTATGAGAAATAcgcccaccagggggcgctgccgGACAGACGTGCGCACGAGGACCACAACCCCAGAGACCGGGCCCAGGGCGATCGCCACGGTGACcgagagagagacgggcggagcagggagggggcgagAGGCGGAGAGGGGAACGGACAGGACGGTGAGAGACccgggagggaggagagggaacagaaaacagagagactccaccgagagagagagagagacactgagagggagagggagatggaacGAGACCGAGATAGAGAAAGggacaaaaacagagagagagaaagaaacagacagcgagacagaggaagagacaaGTCTGCCAGCTATAGAGAACGCAGTCGGGACAGAGAGTACAGGAGGAACTGA